One genomic region from Ornithinicoccus hortensis encodes:
- a CDS encoding DUF4255 domain-containing protein produces MIHEVDSAVKSLIEREATGTKDVEVVFDAPTKEWAGRRSAPTIDVYLYDIREDLRRRARGMVNEYSPDQVIIGRHLPARQFKLSYLITAWTARPEDEHRLLSHLLESFLRFERMPVELLTGSLAETDIPVTITIALPPPEDRSFADVWTALGGELKPSLDLVVTAPLETGQGFETGPPVQEAPRVALGGLDGGPPRGEPQNAATRRAARPAMARTTPRRSKKKP; encoded by the coding sequence AGGCGACTGGAACGAAGGACGTCGAGGTCGTCTTCGATGCCCCGACCAAGGAGTGGGCGGGGCGGCGCAGCGCGCCCACCATCGACGTCTACCTCTACGACATCCGGGAGGACCTGCGGAGACGGGCCCGGGGCATGGTCAACGAGTACTCCCCCGACCAGGTGATCATCGGCCGGCACCTGCCGGCACGACAGTTCAAGCTGTCCTACCTGATCACCGCCTGGACGGCCCGGCCCGAGGACGAGCACCGGCTGCTGTCCCACCTGCTGGAGTCCTTCCTCCGGTTCGAGCGGATGCCGGTCGAGCTGCTCACCGGGTCGCTGGCGGAGACCGACATCCCGGTGACGATCACCATCGCCCTCCCCCCGCCCGAGGACCGGTCCTTCGCCGACGTCTGGACCGCGCTCGGCGGCGAGCTCAAGCCCTCGCTGGACCTGGTCGTCACGGCCCCGCTGGAGACCGGGCAGGGCTTCGAGACCGGGCCGCCGGTGCAGGAGGCCCCCCGGGTGGCGCTCGGCGGCCTCGACGGTGGGCCACCCCGCGGGGAGCCGCAGAACGCGGCGACCCGGCGCGCCGCCCGCCCGGCGATGGCCCGCACCACCCCGCGCCGATCGAAGAAGAAGCCATGA